In Peromyscus maniculatus bairdii isolate BWxNUB_F1_BW_parent chromosome 9, HU_Pman_BW_mat_3.1, whole genome shotgun sequence, one genomic interval encodes:
- the Oxgr1 gene encoding 2-oxoglutarate receptor 1, with the protein MSEPLDSPVNDSDFLDYVAALGNCTDEQQILFKMQYLPAVYSIIFLVGFPGNTVAISIYIFKMRPWKSSTIIMLNLALTDLLYLTSLPFLIHYYASGENWIFGDFMCKFIRFGFHFNLYSSILFLTCFSIFRYVVIIHPMSCFSIQKTRWAVVACAGVWVISLVAVMPMTFLITSTTRTNRSACLDLTSSDDLTTIKWYNLILTATTFCLPLVIVTLCYTTIISTLTHGPQTHSCFKQKARRLTILLLIVFYICFLPFHILRVIRIESRLLSISCSIESHIHEAYIVSRPLAALNTFGNLLLYVVVSNNFQQAFCSIVSCKASGDLEQAKKDSCSNNP; encoded by the coding sequence ATGAGTGAGCCACTGGACAGTCCAGTCAACGATTCTGACTTCCTGGATTATGTGGCTGCTTTGGGAAACTGCACTGATGAGCAGCAAATCTTATTCAAGATGCAGTACCTCCCTGCTGTCTACAGCATCATCTTTCTTGTGGGCTTTCCAGGGAACACAGTGGCCATTTCCATCTACATTTTCAAGATGCgaccctggaagagcagtaccaTCATCATGCTGAACTTGGCCTTGACAGACCTGCTGTACCTGACCAGCCTTCCTTTCCTCATCCATTATTATGCAAGTGGTGAAAACTGGATCTTTGGAGATTTCATGTGCAAGTTCATCCGATTTGGCTTCCATTTTAACCTCTACAGCAGCATCCTCTTCCTCACCTGCTTTAGCATCTTCCGTTATGTTGTGATCATTCACCCGATGAGCTGTTTTTCTATTCAGAAAACTCGATGGGCAGTGGTAGCTTGTGCTGGGGTATGGGTCATTTCTTTGGTAGCTGTCATGCCAATGACTTTTCTGATCACATCAACCACCAGGACCAATAGGTCTGCTTGTCTTGACCTCACGAGTTCTGATGACCTTACTACTATCAAATGGTACAATCTCATTTTGACGGCCACCACTTTCTGCTTGCCCTTGGTGATAGTGACACTTTGCTACACAACAATTATCAGCACCCTGACTCATGGGCCTCAGACCCACAGCTGCTTTAAGCAGAAGGCTCGAAGGCTGACCATTCTGCTACTCATAGTGTTCTATATATGTTTTTTACCCTTTCACATCTTGAGGGTCATTCGTATCGAATCTCGCCTGCTTTCAATCAGCTGCTCCATTGAGAGTCACATTCATGAAGCTTACATTGTTTCTAGACCATTAGCTGCCCTCAACACCTTCGGAAACCTGCTGTTATATGTAGTGGTCAGCAATAACTTTCAGCAGGCATTCTGCTCCATAGTGAGTTGCAAAGCCAGTGGGGATCTTGAACAAGCAAAGAAAGATAGTTGCTCAAACAACCCTTGA